The proteins below come from a single Phocoena sinus isolate mPhoSin1 chromosome 2, mPhoSin1.pri, whole genome shotgun sequence genomic window:
- the LOC116748968 gene encoding dihydrodiol dehydrogenase 3, translating to MDPKCQCLELNDGHFIPILGFGTYAPEEVPKSEALEVTKFAIDVGFRHIDCAHLYQNEEQVGQAIRSKIADGTVKREDIFYTSKLWSTFLRPELVQPALEKSLKNLQLDYVDLYIIHFPAALKPGEELFPKDENGKMIFDTVDLCRTWEVLEKCKDAGLAKSIGVSNFNRKQLEKILNKPGLKYKPVCNQVECHPYLNQSKLLDFCKSNDIVLVAYGALGSQRLKDWVNPSYPILLEDPVLCAIAKKHKQTPALIALRYQMQRGVVVLAKSYNKKRIKENMQVLDFELTPEDMKAIDGLNSNVRYYDLLFISDHPDYPYSEEY from the exons ATGGACCCCAAATGCCAGTGTCTGGAACTTAATGATGGCCACTTCATTCCCATTCTGGGATTTGGAACCTATGCCCCTGAGGAG GTTCCTAAGAGTGAAGCTCTGGAGGTCACCAAATTTGCTATTGATGTTGGGTTCCGCCATATTGACTGTGCTCATTTGTACCAAAATGAAGAGCAGGTTGGACAGGCCATTCGCAGCAAGATTGCAGATGGCACTGTGAAGAGAGAAGACATATTCTACACTTCAAAG CTTTGGTCCACTTTCCTTCGACCAGAGTTGGTTCAACCAGCCTTGGAAAAGTCACTGAAAAATCTTCAACTGGATTATGTTGACCTCTATATTATTCATTTTCCAGCGGCTCTGAAG CCAGGGGAGGAACTTTTTCCCaaagatgaaaatggaaaaatgatatTTGACACAGTGGATCTCTGTCGCACGTGGGAG GTCCTGGAGAAGTGTAAGGACGCAGGACTGGCCAAGTCCATTGGGGTGTCCAACTTTAACCGCAAACAGCTGGAGAAGATCCTGAACAAGCCGGGGCTCAAGTACAAGCCTGTCTGCAACCAG GTGGAATGTCATCCTTATCTCAATCAGAGCAAACTGTTGGACTTCTGCAAGTCAAACGATATTGTTCTTGTTGCCTATGGTGCTCTGGGATCCCAACGATTAAAAGACTG GGTGAACCCAAGCTACCCAATTCTCTTGGAGGACCCAGTTCTTTGTGCCATTGCAAAAAAGCACAAGCAAACCCCAGCACTGATTGCCCTTCGCTACCAGATGCAACGTGGGGTTGTGGTCCTGGCCAAGAGTTACAATAAGAAGCGGATCAAAGAGAACATGCAG gtTCTGGATTTTGAATTAACTCCAGAAGACATGAAAGCAATTGATGGTCTCAACAGTAATGTACGATATTATGATTTACTCTT CATTTCTGATCACCCTGACTATCCATATTCTGAAGAATATTGA